A genomic segment from Bacillota bacterium encodes:
- a CDS encoding methylmalonyl-CoA carboxyltransferase: protein MTNVDKINQLKEKRAKVELGGGPEAIEKQHKAGKKTARERINILLDENSFVEMDVFVETSSVDFGMQNKKVPGDGVVTGYGTIDGRPVYIAAQDFTVIGGTLGEAHARKIVKVMDMAMKMGTPFITINDSGGARIHEGINALSGYGDIFLRNTLASGVIPQISLIMGPCAGGACYSPAITDFIFMVENQGQMYITGNQVIKAVTGEDVSLEELGGASVHNSISGVAHFKYPSEEECIKNVRRLISFLPDNNLSGVPSYTADDDLNRLAEDMIDLIPDEANKPYDMMDVITRVVDNGDFFEVHKYFAQNIIVGFARMNGRTIGIVANQPKVMAGSLDVNSSDKAARFVRFCDAFNIPLVTFTDVPAFLPGVGQEHSGIIRHGAKLLYAFAEATVPKVNVIVRKAYGGAYIAMNSKTLGADMVFAWPTAEIAVMGAEGAANIIFRKEIAEADDPVATRKAKIEEYRNKFSNPYVAAARGFVDDVIDPAATRPIVASALEMLAGKRENRPPKKHGNIPL, encoded by the coding sequence ATGACAAATGTTGACAAGATAAACCAGCTTAAGGAAAAACGAGCAAAGGTAGAGTTGGGTGGGGGACCGGAAGCTATAGAAAAGCAACACAAGGCAGGAAAGAAAACAGCCAGGGAAAGGATCAACATACTTTTGGATGAAAATAGTTTTGTTGAAATGGATGTGTTTGTAGAAACCAGCAGTGTCGATTTCGGTATGCAGAATAAGAAAGTCCCGGGTGACGGTGTAGTTACAGGTTATGGTACAATTGATGGCCGTCCTGTATATATAGCTGCCCAGGATTTTACTGTAATAGGCGGTACTCTTGGCGAAGCCCATGCAAGAAAAATAGTTAAGGTTATGGATATGGCAATGAAGATGGGAACTCCATTTATAACAATAAATGATTCGGGTGGCGCCAGAATACATGAAGGCATTAACGCGTTAAGCGGATATGGAGACATATTCCTGCGTAACACATTAGCTTCGGGAGTTATTCCTCAAATTTCGTTAATTATGGGTCCCTGCGCAGGTGGGGCATGTTATTCTCCTGCTATAACTGATTTTATTTTTATGGTAGAAAATCAAGGACAAATGTACATAACAGGAAATCAGGTTATTAAAGCAGTAACAGGTGAGGATGTATCTCTTGAGGAACTGGGAGGTGCTTCTGTACACAATTCTATCAGCGGTGTAGCACACTTTAAATATCCATCAGAAGAAGAATGCATAAAAAATGTTAGGAGACTAATAAGTTTTTTACCTGACAATAACCTTTCCGGTGTTCCTTCGTATACTGCGGATGACGATTTAAACAGGCTTGCAGAGGATATGATTGACTTAATTCCGGATGAAGCCAATAAGCCTTATGATATGATGGATGTTATTACAAGGGTTGTAGATAATGGAGACTTTTTTGAAGTACATAAATATTTTGCTCAAAACATTATAGTTGGTTTTGCAAGGATGAACGGGAGGACTATTGGCATAGTTGCCAACCAGCCAAAAGTAATGGCAGGAAGTCTGGATGTTAATTCATCAGATAAGGCAGCCAGGTTTGTAAGGTTCTGTGATGCCTTCAATATTCCATTGGTAACATTTACCGATGTACCTGCATTCTTGCCTGGGGTAGGCCAGGAGCATAGCGGAATAATAAGGCATGGTGCTAAACTATTATATGCTTTTGCTGAAGCAACAGTACCCAAGGTTAATGTTATTGTGAGAAAGGCTTATGGAGGAGCATATATAGCAATGAACAGTAAGACCTTGGGAGCGGACATGGTATTTGCATGGCCTACAGCTGAAATAGCCGTAATGGGAGCAGAAGGAGCAGCAAATATCATATTCAGGAAGGAAATTGCGGAAGCCGATGACCCTGTAGCTACCAGAAAGGCAAAAATAGAGGAATACCGCAATAAGTTTTCTAATCCTTATGTAGCAGCGGCCAGGGGATTTGTGGATGATGTAATTGACCCTGCAGCAACAAGGCCCATAGTTGCAAGTGCCCTTGAAATGCTTGCAGGTAAAAGGGAAAACAGGCCGCCAAAAAAACACGGCAATATACCTTTATAA
- a CDS encoding 1-acyl-sn-glycerol-3-phosphate acyltransferase — protein MRDMVSLFKLLSSIIFKLFYKVELVGISNVPLKGGAILCANHPGTLDMFFIGYKLKRVVHYMAKEELFKNPILAFILRKLGAFPIKRGKADVESIKTAIRLINEGHIVGILPEGTRTGFKNKKKVQPKPGVAMVATKIKTPIIPVAVSGNYRLFSKVRVIYGKPFYLDFEEKKKYTMDELKAISQKIMNKIYSLLEEK, from the coding sequence ATGAGGGATATGGTATCATTATTCAAACTATTATCCAGTATTATTTTTAAATTATTTTATAAAGTAGAGCTTGTTGGCATTTCGAATGTACCATTAAAAGGCGGAGCAATTCTTTGCGCCAATCATCCCGGTACATTGGATATGTTTTTTATCGGGTATAAATTAAAACGTGTCGTCCATTATATGGCAAAGGAGGAGTTGTTCAAGAATCCAATATTAGCTTTTATATTACGCAAACTTGGAGCTTTCCCCATCAAAAGAGGAAAAGCTGATGTGGAATCTATTAAAACAGCTATTAGGCTAATCAATGAAGGACATATTGTGGGTATACTCCCTGAAGGAACAAGGACAGGATTTAAAAACAAAAAAAAAGTACAACCTAAGCCCGGGGTAGCCATGGTTGCCACAAAAATCAAGACACCTATTATCCCTGTTGCAGTATCGGGAAATTACAGGCTGTTCAGCAAGGTAAGGGTAATATATGGTAAGCCTTTTTATCTTGATTTTGAAGAGAAGAAAAAATATACAATGGATGAGTTAAAAGCAATTAGTCAGAAAATAATGAATAAGATTTATTCTTTATTGGAGGAAAAATGA
- the speE gene encoding polyamine aminopropyltransferase: MELWYTEYQTPAVGLTCKVKKTYFTEKTEYQELALIETEQFGKMLVLDGTVQTTIEDEFVYHEMITHIPLFTHKNPKNILVVGGGDGGAIREVLKHESVQKVILAEIDRQVVEVSMEFLPEISCGLKDSRVEVNFTDGIKYVKEHKDEFDIIIIDSTDPVGPAVGLFTLDFYKSIYEALKLDGIFVAQTESPFFHKDLIRKVFTDVRAVFPITRLYTCSIPTYPSGYWSFTMGSKKYDPLETDTSLLPLINTRYYCPEIHKAVFKLPRFVSEIIKL; the protein is encoded by the coding sequence ATGGAGCTTTGGTATACAGAATATCAAACCCCGGCAGTGGGTTTAACATGTAAGGTTAAAAAAACTTATTTTACTGAAAAAACAGAATATCAGGAACTAGCATTAATTGAAACGGAACAATTCGGAAAGATGTTGGTGCTTGACGGTACTGTACAGACTACGATAGAGGATGAATTTGTTTATCATGAAATGATAACCCATATACCTCTATTTACCCATAAAAATCCGAAGAATATATTGGTCGTTGGAGGAGGAGATGGAGGGGCAATCAGAGAGGTTCTGAAGCATGAGTCTGTACAAAAGGTAATACTTGCAGAAATTGATAGACAGGTTGTTGAAGTATCAATGGAATTTCTGCCGGAAATAAGTTGCGGCTTGAAAGATAGCAGGGTTGAAGTTAATTTTACCGATGGTATAAAATATGTCAAGGAACACAAGGATGAATTTGATATTATAATTATTGACTCTACAGATCCGGTAGGACCGGCGGTAGGACTTTTTACCTTAGACTTCTATAAGTCCATTTATGAAGCATTAAAACTTGATGGTATATTTGTTGCTCAAACAGAGTCTCCTTTTTTTCATAAAGATTTAATTAGAAAAGTCTTTACGGATGTTAGAGCAGTATTTCCAATTACCAGGTTATATACATGCTCTATACCTACTTACCCAAGCGGCTATTGGAGCTTTACAATGGGGTCGAAAAAATATGACCCCCTGGAAACTGATACATCATTATTACCTTTAATTAATACAAGGTACTATTGCCCTGAAATTCATAAGGCAGTATTTAAGCTTCCAAGGTTTGTATCTGAGATAATTAAACTATAG
- the speB gene encoding agmatinase gives MSLKDGNSTLGTRFMASVEKYNNADVIMVGVPMDYTSSFKPGSRFGPQKIREVSVGLEEYSLYLNRSISTTAFFDCGDLELPFGDVQGSLKIIEEAAEEILKDNKIPLFIGGEHLISVPAIKQVYKKYGNDLIVFHFDAHADLRDGYIGCNNSHASAIRRITDFMPGKNIFQFGVRSGTEEEFNFAMKNTNLYKYDVLRPLEEVIKIVDKRPVYITLDIDVVDPAYANGTGTPEPGGISSREIIQSITLLKGLNVIGADVVEVSPVYDLSDRTALLAAKIIRELLLIIK, from the coding sequence ATGAGTTTAAAAGACGGAAATTCTACTCTTGGAACAAGATTCATGGCTTCGGTTGAAAAATATAATAATGCAGATGTAATTATGGTGGGTGTACCAATGGACTATACTTCCAGTTTTAAGCCCGGTTCTAGGTTTGGACCCCAGAAAATAAGGGAAGTTTCAGTTGGACTTGAAGAATATAGTTTGTATTTAAATAGGAGTATCAGTACTACCGCGTTTTTTGACTGTGGCGATCTGGAACTACCTTTCGGAGATGTCCAAGGAAGTCTTAAAATAATTGAAGAAGCTGCAGAAGAGATACTTAAGGATAATAAAATTCCCTTATTTATAGGTGGAGAGCATCTTATAAGTGTTCCTGCAATAAAACAGGTTTATAAAAAATATGGCAATGATCTAATTGTATTTCACTTTGATGCTCATGCCGATTTAAGGGATGGTTATATAGGGTGTAATAACTCGCATGCTTCAGCTATTAGAAGAATAACGGATTTTATGCCGGGGAAGAATATCTTTCAGTTTGGGGTAAGGTCAGGCACTGAGGAAGAATTCAATTTTGCTATGAAAAATACCAATTTGTATAAATATGATGTTTTACGTCCCCTTGAGGAAGTTATAAAAATAGTTGACAAAAGACCTGTTTATATAACTCTTGATATAGATGTGGTAGATCCGGCTTATGCGAATGGCACAGGTACTCCGGAACCTGGTGGCATAAGCTCAAGAGAAATAATTCAGTCCATAACCCTGTTAAAGGGGCTGAATGTTATAGGTGCTGATGTAGTTGAGGTGTCGCCGGTTTATGACCTTTCTGACAGGACAGCTTTACTTGCTGCTAAAATAATAAGGGAACTATTGTTAATAATTAAATAA
- a CDS encoding biotin/lipoyl-binding protein: MKKFLIKVNGNEYEVEVEEIRQDRTEGQVIQEIKSVNPSPVKTAPVSPAAGAATPKTEAPKVSNEVPSGAETVNAPMPGVILSVNVNTGDTVKKGDVLLILEAMKMENEIVSPKDGKIASINVSKGASVNAGDVLLSIS; the protein is encoded by the coding sequence ATGAAAAAATTTTTAATAAAGGTTAATGGAAATGAATATGAGGTAGAGGTAGAGGAAATAAGACAGGATAGAACAGAAGGACAGGTTATACAGGAGATAAAGAGCGTAAACCCTTCTCCTGTTAAAACAGCACCTGTTTCGCCTGCAGCCGGGGCTGCAACACCTAAAACCGAGGCCCCTAAGGTTAGCAATGAAGTACCGTCCGGTGCTGAAACTGTTAATGCACCAATGCCAGGTGTTATTCTTTCTGTAAATGTAAATACAGGTGATACGGTTAAAAAAGGTGATGTATTATTAATACTTGAAGCTATGAAAATGGAAAACGAAATTGTTTCTCCAAAAGACGGGAAAATTGCGTCGATAAATGTTTCAAAAGGAGCCTCTGTTAATGCAGGAGATGTACTTTTGTCCATAAGTTAA
- a CDS encoding MurR/RpiR family transcriptional regulator, whose product MNNQKHDLLKEIHNKYTEFSKGQKMIANYIINNYDKAAFMTASKLGQVVGVSESTVVRFATKIGFDGYPQLQKMLQELVKSKLTSIQRIAISSSKLSEENVLKSVLQSDMEKIKLTLEEIDQEEFNNVVESILRANRIYILGVRSSASLASFLGFYFNLIFSNVRLVHTTSVSEMFEQIVRASEGDVVIGISFPRYSKRTIKAMQFARDTGATVIAITDSKKSPIASSAHYSLIARSDMASFADSLVAPLSVINALIVAIGMKKHDEVYDIFNKLEKIWDEYQVYEKYDDTSNSPFD is encoded by the coding sequence TTGAATAACCAAAAACATGATTTGCTAAAAGAAATACATAATAAGTATACTGAATTTAGTAAAGGGCAAAAAATGATTGCCAACTATATAATCAATAATTATGATAAAGCTGCTTTTATGACTGCCTCAAAATTAGGCCAGGTGGTAGGCGTTAGCGAATCTACTGTGGTAAGATTTGCTACAAAGATCGGATTTGATGGTTATCCGCAGCTCCAAAAAATGTTGCAGGAGCTGGTGAAAAGTAAATTAACTTCCATACAAAGAATAGCCATATCCTCAAGCAAGCTAAGTGAGGAAAATGTGTTAAAAAGTGTACTGCAATCAGATATGGAAAAAATTAAATTAACCCTTGAAGAAATTGATCAGGAAGAGTTTAATAATGTTGTAGAATCTATTTTAAGAGCAAATAGAATATATATATTGGGAGTGAGAAGCTCTGCTTCTCTTGCAAGTTTCCTTGGTTTTTATTTTAACCTAATATTCTCAAATGTGAGGCTTGTCCATACAACAAGCGTTAGTGAAATGTTTGAGCAAATTGTGAGAGCGTCTGAGGGAGATGTGGTCATCGGAATTAGTTTTCCCAGATACTCAAAAAGGACTATCAAAGCAATGCAATTTGCCAGAGATACCGGGGCAACAGTAATAGCAATAACCGACAGTAAAAAATCCCCAATAGCATCCTCTGCCCATTATTCTCTTATTGCCCGAAGTGATATGGCTTCTTTTGCTGATTCCCTAGTTGCCCCATTAAGCGTAATAAATGCACTAATTGTAGCTATAGGAATGAAAAAACACGATGAAGTATATGATATATTTAATAAATTAGAAAAAATATGGGATGAATACCAGGTATATGAAAAATATGATGACACTAGTAATTCGCCATTTGATTAA
- a CDS encoding (d)CMP kinase, with product MINVAIDGPAGAGKSTIAKIIAEILGIVYLDTGAMYRTVAVKAIREGIDTKDRDKLSELVKNIDMEMIFEGNEQHMILDKEDVSKLIRSPEISVEASNVAVIPEVRLKMTELQREFASRNSVVMEGRDIGTYVLPDAKVKIFLTASIEERAKRKYSQLIAKGITHISLEEIRKEIEYRDRNDSSREFAPLMKAKDAIEIDTTNLTIGQVADKILNYIRNIYKNI from the coding sequence ATGATTAACGTAGCAATAGATGGGCCGGCAGGAGCTGGAAAAAGTACAATTGCAAAAATAATTGCTGAAATATTGGGAATAGTTTATCTTGATACAGGTGCAATGTATAGAACTGTTGCCGTGAAAGCTATTAGGGAAGGAATAGATACAAAAGACAGGGATAAACTATCTGAGCTTGTTAAAAATATTGATATGGAGATGATATTTGAAGGTAATGAGCAGCACATGATACTGGATAAAGAGGATGTAAGCAAGCTTATTAGAAGTCCGGAGATATCTGTAGAGGCTTCAAATGTAGCTGTAATTCCTGAGGTAAGGCTGAAAATGACAGAACTTCAGAGGGAATTTGCTTCGAGAAACAGTGTTGTTATGGAAGGACGGGATATTGGTACTTACGTACTTCCAGATGCAAAAGTTAAAATATTTTTAACGGCATCTATAGAAGAAAGGGCAAAAAGAAAATATAGCCAGCTTATTGCCAAAGGAATAACCCATATATCGCTAGAAGAAATAAGAAAGGAAATTGAGTATAGAGATAGAAATGACAGCAGCAGAGAGTTTGCACCTTTAATGAAAGCTAAGGATGCAATTGAAATAGATACAACAAATTTGACTATAGGACAAGTTGCCGATAAAATATTGAATTATATAAGGAATATATATAAAAATATTTAG
- a CDS encoding oxaloacetate decarboxylase subunit alpha, with amino-acid sequence MAKVQITETVLRDAHQSLIATRMKTEDMLPIIEKLDKVGYHSLECWGGATFDASLRFLQEDPWERLRTIRKGVKSTKLQMLLRGQNLLGYKHYADDVVEYFVQKAIANGIDIVRIFDALNDVRNIETAIKACKKEKGHAQAAVCYTISPVHDLEHFVKVAKDLVDLGADSICIKDMAGLLLPYPAYDLVKALKENVNVPIQLHTHYTSGVASMTYLKAIEAGVDVVDCAISPLAMGTSQPPTEPLVATLKDTQYDTDYDLNLLSEIADYFKPLKEKYIENKLLDIKVMGVDVNTLKYQVPGGMLSNLVSQLKQANQENKFEEVLKEVPRVRADFGYPPLVTPTSQIVGTQAVLNVISGERYKMVPKESKALVKGEYGKTPAPIPKEIQDLILKGEEPITCRPADLIEPELDKIKNQMKVYMEQEEDILSYALFPQVAENYFKYRQAKKYKIDSNLVDFENQTHPI; translated from the coding sequence ATGGCTAAGGTCCAGATAACTGAAACAGTTTTAAGAGATGCACATCAGTCCCTGATAGCAACAAGAATGAAAACAGAGGATATGCTTCCTATAATAGAAAAGTTAGATAAGGTAGGATATCATTCTCTGGAATGTTGGGGCGGTGCAACCTTTGATGCGTCTCTCAGGTTTTTACAAGAGGATCCGTGGGAAAGATTAAGAACTATTAGAAAGGGCGTTAAGAGCACAAAACTGCAAATGCTTTTAAGGGGGCAAAACCTTTTGGGATATAAGCATTATGCAGATGATGTTGTAGAATACTTTGTACAGAAAGCGATAGCAAATGGTATAGATATTGTCCGCATATTTGATGCCTTGAATGATGTACGGAATATAGAGACGGCAATAAAGGCGTGCAAAAAAGAGAAAGGGCATGCGCAGGCGGCAGTATGTTATACAATAAGTCCTGTGCATGACCTGGAACATTTTGTTAAGGTTGCGAAAGACCTTGTCGACCTTGGTGCAGATTCCATATGTATAAAAGATATGGCAGGCCTGTTACTCCCTTATCCAGCATATGATTTGGTTAAGGCTTTAAAAGAAAATGTTAATGTTCCCATACAATTACATACCCATTACACCAGCGGTGTAGCTTCAATGACTTATTTAAAGGCGATTGAAGCAGGAGTTGATGTTGTAGACTGTGCTATTTCACCTTTGGCTATGGGAACTTCACAGCCCCCTACAGAACCGCTTGTTGCAACTTTGAAAGATACTCAATATGATACGGATTACGATCTTAATTTGTTAAGTGAAATTGCGGATTATTTTAAACCTTTGAAGGAAAAATATATTGAAAATAAGTTATTGGATATAAAGGTTATGGGCGTTGATGTAAATACTTTAAAGTACCAGGTACCCGGCGGCATGCTTTCCAACCTTGTATCACAGCTTAAACAGGCAAATCAGGAGAATAAGTTTGAAGAAGTCCTGAAGGAAGTGCCGAGAGTAAGGGCTGATTTTGGTTATCCTCCCCTGGTAACTCCAACAAGCCAGATAGTTGGTACCCAGGCAGTATTGAATGTTATAAGCGGAGAAAGGTACAAAATGGTTCCTAAAGAATCTAAAGCTCTAGTTAAAGGTGAATACGGCAAGACACCTGCACCAATACCTAAAGAAATCCAAGATTTAATACTAAAAGGTGAAGAACCTATAACATGCAGGCCGGCTGACCTTATAGAGCCTGAATTGGACAAAATTAAAAATCAAATGAAGGTATATATGGAACAAGAGGAAGATATTTTATCTTATGCACTGTTCCCCCAGGTAGCTGAAAATTACTTTAAATATAGGCAGGCTAAAAAATATAAAATAGACAGTAACCTGGTTGATTTTGAAAATCAAACCCATCCGATATAA
- the aroH gene encoding chorismate mutase — MPVRAIRGATTIDENTVDEIIKETKHLLRKMVEENNIEKDDIISIIFSTTRDINATFPAVAAREMGWTDIALMCTNEMEVPGSLQMCIRVLMHINTKKTYRKIKYVYLKGAKVLRPEFAE; from the coding sequence TTGCCTGTACGGGCTATAAGAGGTGCAACAACGATTGATGAGAATACTGTTGATGAAATAATAAAGGAAACCAAGCATTTATTGCGTAAAATGGTTGAAGAAAATAACATCGAAAAAGATGATATTATAAGTATAATATTTTCAACAACAAGGGATATAAATGCAACATTTCCTGCAGTAGCAGCAAGGGAAATGGGTTGGACTGATATTGCACTAATGTGTACAAATGAGATGGAAGTACCCGGTAGTTTGCAGATGTGTATACGGGTATTAATGCATATAAATACTAAAAAAACCTATAGGAAAATAAAATATGTATATTTAAAGGGGGCAAAGGTTTTAAGGCCCGAATTTGCAGAATAA
- a CDS encoding HutP family protein: MENIRQYGSKEIAVAAIKVALTSDRREEKQLQQEFLKIGISTAAVDYGGEFINSVMKIVERAVVSSKREGVIGNSHSEEGAVAGATREAISQIMPKAIGLNVGGKIGIARHGDHISVAIFFGIGLLHLNEVAIGLGHRVV, encoded by the coding sequence ATGGAAAATATAAGGCAGTATGGCAGTAAGGAAATAGCTGTTGCGGCAATTAAAGTTGCATTAACTTCGGACAGGCGTGAAGAAAAACAGCTTCAGCAGGAGTTCTTGAAAATAGGAATAAGTACTGCAGCTGTTGATTATGGAGGCGAATTTATAAACTCGGTTATGAAAATTGTGGAAAGAGCCGTAGTTTCTTCAAAACGTGAGGGTGTTATAGGCAACAGCCATTCTGAAGAAGGAGCTGTTGCAGGGGCAACACGTGAAGCTATTTCGCAAATCATGCCCAAGGCTATTGGTCTAAATGTTGGAGGTAAAATTGGAATTGCCCGACATGGAGACCATATAAGCGTAGCAATATTCTTTGGGATTGGACTGTTGCATTTAAATGAAGTTGCTATAGGACTGGGACATAGGGTTGTATGA
- a CDS encoding bifunctional 4-hydroxy-3-methylbut-2-enyl diphosphate reductase/30S ribosomal protein S1, which yields MEIILAKTAGFCFGVNNAIKTIFNLLEYADKKIYTLGPIIHNQPMVDYLKTLGVIPVDNIDSIEPPAYVIIRAHGVGQAIYEDIEKRGLTLVDATCPYVKKIHNLVRDKYNEGYKIIIAGDKEHPEVIGINGWCNNQAIIVNNVNDLYNLPDSDERVFASAQTTFSYENWLSIVETLKTKFKNMEKQNTICNATTKRQKEAEELSKEVDMMLVLGGKDSSNTQKLFEICKMNCPRTYKIETPGDLPPVNIKEIKKVGITAGASTPDWIIKEVLNKMEKLNKQENELSFKEAFESSMVRLKAGEVVKGKVISIGENEVFIDLGYKSDGIIPFEEISADPNVNPEQLFKPGMEIDVFIEKVNDGEGNVLLSKKKVDYIKGWDMLEEAYKNRQPVKATVVEVVNGGIIAVTHGIRIFVPASQVSDRYVKDLNEFIKQQVSVRIIEFNRNKNRVVGSQRVIIEEEKERLSNELWSSIEVGKKYTGKVRNLTNFGAFVDIGGVDGLIHLSELSWYKIKHPSEVLNIGEEVEVTVLEYDKEKKKISLGYRKPEDNPWNKVAKKYKVGDVVEGTVVRLVPFGCFVEIEESIDGLVHISQISNKRIAKPDDVLKVGQKVEAKIIEMDLENKKIGLSIKEVNPINPVEKNIKDEKEKENENEAETDEETPTEHKEELSVKLGEVLGNLDLNKTEIC from the coding sequence TTGGAAATCATACTTGCCAAAACGGCCGGTTTTTGTTTCGGAGTAAACAATGCGATAAAAACTATTTTTAATTTACTTGAATATGCAGATAAAAAGATATATACATTGGGACCAATAATTCATAACCAGCCTATGGTAGATTACCTTAAAACCCTTGGAGTTATACCGGTAGACAATATAGATAGCATTGAACCGCCGGCATATGTTATAATAAGGGCTCACGGAGTTGGTCAGGCTATTTATGAAGATATAGAGAAAAGAGGTTTAACACTGGTTGATGCGACATGTCCTTATGTCAAAAAAATCCACAATTTAGTTAGAGATAAATATAACGAAGGTTATAAGATTATAATTGCAGGAGATAAAGAACACCCTGAAGTCATAGGAATTAATGGATGGTGTAACAATCAAGCAATTATAGTAAACAATGTTAATGATCTGTACAATCTTCCAGATAGTGATGAAAGAGTTTTTGCTTCAGCCCAGACTACGTTTAGTTATGAAAACTGGTTATCAATTGTTGAAACATTAAAAACTAAATTTAAAAACATGGAAAAACAGAATACAATATGTAATGCAACAACAAAAAGGCAAAAGGAAGCAGAAGAATTATCAAAAGAAGTGGACATGATGCTGGTTTTAGGAGGTAAAGATAGCTCCAATACTCAAAAATTATTTGAAATATGTAAAATGAATTGTCCTAGGACCTATAAAATTGAAACTCCCGGTGACTTACCGCCGGTAAATATAAAAGAAATAAAAAAAGTTGGTATTACTGCTGGGGCTTCGACACCAGACTGGATTATTAAGGAGGTTTTAAATAAAATGGAAAAATTAAATAAACAGGAAAATGAATTGAGTTTTAAGGAAGCTTTTGAGAGCTCTATGGTAAGATTAAAGGCTGGAGAAGTTGTAAAGGGTAAAGTTATAAGTATAGGGGAAAATGAAGTTTTTATTGACCTCGGCTATAAAAGCGATGGTATTATTCCTTTTGAAGAGATTTCTGCTGACCCGAATGTTAACCCTGAGCAATTATTTAAACCGGGTATGGAAATTGATGTATTTATCGAAAAAGTTAATGATGGAGAAGGAAATGTATTGCTTTCAAAGAAAAAAGTTGATTATATTAAAGGCTGGGACATGCTGGAGGAAGCTTACAAGAACAGGCAACCTGTAAAAGCTACTGTTGTTGAGGTGGTAAATGGTGGTATAATAGCGGTAACCCATGGAATAAGAATATTTGTACCCGCTTCCCAGGTAAGTGATAGATATGTTAAGGACCTCAATGAATTTATAAAGCAGCAGGTAAGTGTAAGGATAATAGAATTTAATAGAAATAAAAATAGAGTTGTGGGGTCGCAAAGAGTAATAATTGAAGAAGAAAAAGAACGCCTTTCCAATGAATTATGGAGTTCTATTGAGGTAGGGAAAAAATATACTGGAAAAGTAAGGAATCTTACCAATTTTGGAGCATTTGTAGATATTGGAGGTGTTGACGGTCTTATACACCTTTCAGAATTGTCCTGGTACAAAATTAAACACCCATCTGAAGTTCTAAATATAGGAGAGGAAGTAGAAGTTACTGTACTGGAATATGATAAAGAAAAGAAAAAAATATCCCTGGGATACAGAAAACCTGAGGATAACCCATGGAATAAGGTAGCTAAAAAATACAAGGTTGGTGATGTAGTAGAGGGAACAGTAGTACGCCTGGTACCTTTCGGTTGTTTTGTAGAGATTGAAGAAAGCATAGACGGTTTGGTACACATTTCACAAATATCTAATAAAAGAATAGCAAAACCGGATGATGTCCTTAAAGTTGGTCAAAAAGTTGAAGCAAAAATTATTGAAATGGACCTGGAAAATAAAAAAATTGGTTTAAGCATAAAGGAAGTAAATCCCATAAATCCGGTTGAAAAAAACATCAAAGACGAAAAAGAAAAAGAAAATGAAAATGAAGCAGAAACAGATGAGGAAACACCCACTGAGCATAAAGAGGAGCTGTCGGTAAAACTCGGGGAGGTTTTGGGGAACTTGGATTTAAATAAAACAGAAATCTGTTAA